Proteins encoded within one genomic window of Apium graveolens cultivar Ventura unplaced genomic scaffold, ASM990537v1 ctg148, whole genome shotgun sequence:
- the LOC141699910 gene encoding potassium transporter 5-like — MIMICSIFVTFTFKTTEKIGNAYGIAVVGVMFISTCVVSLIMLIIWNVKLWWIMLFFTLFGTMEGVYLSAVLSKFIEGGYLPITFSLVLMTVMGIWHYVYVQKYKFELDNKVSPSYMQDLAANTNINRVPGIGLLYSELVEGIPSIFPHFIEIIPSIHSVMVFVSLKFIPISTVMVEERFLFGQVGTREYRIYRCVVRYGYKDKMRGAP, encoded by the exons ATGATCATGATTTGCTCCATTTTTGTGACCTTCACTTTTAAGACCACCGAAAAGATTGGAAATGCATATG GGATTGCTGTGGTCGGTGTCATGTTCATCTCCACGTGCGTGGTCAGCCTGATCATGCTGATCATATGGAATGTGAAATTGTGGTGGATCATGCTATTCTTCACGTTGTTTGGTACGATGGAGGGTGTATACCTGTCGGCCGTCCTATCCAAATTCATAGAAGGAGGCTATCTTCCTATAACATTTTCGCTTGTCTTGATGACAGTAATGGGGATATGGCACTATGTGTATGTTCAAAAGTACAAGTTCGAGCTTGATAACAAGGTTTCTCCTAGTTACATGCAGGATTTGGCAGCAAACACAAATATAAACAGAGTCCCCGGAATTGGGCTGCTATACTCTGAGCTTGTCGAGGGAATTCCATCAATATTTCCTCATTTTATTGAAATCATTCCATCTATTCACTCGGTTATGGTTTTTGTATCTCTGAAGTTCATTCCTATCAGTACTGTGATGGTTGAGGAGCGATTTTTGTTCGGACAGGTTGGAACAAGAGAGTACAGGATATACCGTTGTGTGGTTAGATATGGATATAAAGACAAGATGAGAGGAGCCCCGTGA